A stretch of DNA from Rhizobium sp. BT04:
TAATTTATGCCTTTTTCGTTGACCGTGTAAACTCTTTGAACTAGCTTGGTGCGCGCGACTTGGAACCATGCCTGATGTTTCGGCGGCCGCAGGATGTTCAAAAACTCACGAGGGAATCGAGCAATGAAATCAGCACTCAAGAGCGTCCTGCTGGCTTTGGCTGCCGTAGCGCTTCCGGCCGTCGCCTATGCCCATCCCGCCATCGGCGAAGCTGCCGGCTTCAGCCATGGCTTTGCCCATCCGATTTCTGGCCTCGATCATGTCCTCGCCATGGGGATGGTCGGTGTTTTCGCATTCCAACTCGGCGGCCGCGCCACCTGGCTCCTGCCGATGACCTTCGTTCTTGTCATGGCGCTCGGCGGCGTTCTCGGCGCTGCCGGCATCGCTCTTCCCTTCGTTGAATTGGGCATCGCGCTTTCCGTCGTCGTTCTCGGCGCTATCGTTGCGCTCAACGTCAAGGCTCCGCTCGCTGCAGCGCTCGGCATTGTCGGCCTCTTTGCGATCTTCCACGGGCATGCGCACGGCGCCGAAATGCCGGAAAACGCCGCCGGTGCCGCCTATGCCGCCGGTTTCATGGTCGCGACCGTGCTGCTGCACGTCACAGGCCTTGCCCTTGGTTACGTCATCGGCCGCGTCGGTGAACGTCAGGGCGTTTTCGTGGCGCGCGCGGCCGGCGGCATCGCCGCCATATCAGGCGTCGGCATCCTGGCCGGTTTGATCTGAGCCGCCTCGATCAGCTGCGGCGTGCATAAACGCCGCTAGTCATCACAGTCAAACCAGAACGCCCGGCATGCGCATCGCATTGCCGGGCGTTTCTGCGTCATGGCTGCGAAATGGTGCAGATTGATCCAAGTCAAATACGGCTGTGTCGCGTCCTGTTATATCCGGCTCACGACCAACGAACGAAGATCCAAATTGACGCAGGGCCGCCTTGCCGATTGTCGGTGGGGCGCAAATGTCGCTATAGTAATTTCAGAAATTACTGAAATCACAGACGCAACGGAAATGACCATGAACCTTCCGCCTCTCGTCCAGTCCTTCGTTCTCCATTTCGGCGAAATGGGCTCCCGCTGGGGAATCAACCGTACGGTCGGCCAGATCTATGCCTTGCTCTACGTCTCGCCCGCGCCGATCTGCGCCGAGGAGATCGCCGAATCGCTCGGCATTTCGCGTTCCAATGTTTCAATGAGCCTGCGCGAATTGCAGGCCTGGAACCTCGTCATCCTCAAACACAAGCCGGATGATCGCCGCGATTTCTTCACCACGCCGGATGATGTCTGGCTCATATTGCGGACGCTTGCCGAGGAGCGAAAGAAGCGCGAAGTCGATCCGACGCTGTCGGTCCTGCGGGAGATCCTGATGCAGCGGCCGGCCAGCGACGCCGAACGGCATGCGCAGGCGCGCATGAGCGAGATGCACACGCTGATCGAACAGCTGACGCATTGGTATGAAGACGTAAAACAACTTGAAACGGAAAGGCTCGCGACGCTACTCTCGCTTGGCGCGAAAGTGACCAAGCTTCTGGAGGCCAAGGACCGGGTCATCTCGCTCGGCCGCAGCCGCCGGCCGAATCCTGCGAACAAGAGTTAGCGCCATGGGCACTGCTTTCGTCGACGCAACAAACGAAGCGGAGGCCCGGGCGAGGGATGGAGAAGTTCCACGCGCCGACTCGGCGAAAGCCCGGCTGCGGTATGCGGCGATGCTCCAGGCATTGGCCGCCGCCATCTGGATCCCGCAGGCCGGATTGCTGGCGGTCTCGGTCGGCCGTATCGCCGATGGCGGCGGGCTGCGTGATGTTCTCTGGCCGGCCTTCGGCATCCTCGTCCTTGGGTTGGTAAGAAGCTGTCTCGACGCGGCTGGCGGCCGCCTGGCTTTTCGCGCCGCGCGCATGGAACTCAGCCGCAAGCGGCAGGTCGCCGCGGCTGCCCTTTCCCTATCGTCGCCGGTCGACCGCGGCCGGCCGGTATCCGGCAAAGCCGCGAGCGTCATCGGCGAACAAGCCGAACTCATCGTGGCCTATCTCTCGCGTTTCCAGCCGGCACGGATGAAGGCGAGCCTTGTGCCGCTCGTCATCCTTGCCTTTATCCTCCCGGTCTCCTGGATCGCCGCGCTGGTCCTGCTGTTTGCCGCGCCGCTGATTCCGATCTTCATGGCGCTGATCGGCTGGCGCGCCCAGGCTGCTAGCGAAAGACAGCTTGTCGCGACCGGCGGCCTCAACGGTTTCCTGCTCGATCGCCTGCGCGGACTGACGACGATCCGCGCGCTCGACGCGGTCGAAACAACGGCCCAGCGACTGCGGCGCGAGGCGGAATCGCTTCACGTGCGCACCATGTCCGTGCTGAAAATCGCCTTTCTGTCCTCGGCCGTGCTCGAGCTTTTCGCGGCGCTCGGCGTGGCGATGGTTGCCGTCTATGTCGGCTTCAGCCTGCTTGGCGAAATCCGCTTCGGCACTTGGTCGGGCGAGCTCGATCTGACTGAGGGGTTGTTCATCCTGCTGCTCGCGCCCGCCTTCTTCGAGCCGCTGCGCGAACTCTCGGCCGTCTGGCACGACCGGGCTGCCGGCGAGGCGGCGCTGAAAGCGCTGGATGCACTTGCCGGCGGCGGCGGCTTACCCATCCGGGGATCGGCCGAACCGGCGGCTGTAGCCGGCACCGAGGCGCCGGACGTCCATCTCGAAAATCTCGCCTTTCGCTATGGTGCCGATGAACCACTGATCCTCGGCGGCTTCAATCTCGATGTCGCCGCCGGCGAACATCTGGCGCTGCTTGGCGCCAGCGGCTCCGGCAAGTCGACGCTTCTTTCGCTGATTGCCGGTTTGGCTCCCTGTACCGATGGCCGCATCCTCATTGGCGGCGTCGAGCTTACCGACGAAACTGCCGCGAACCTTCGGGGCGGCATGGCTTGGATCGGCCAGAAACCGCATATCTTTGCCGGCACCATCGCGGGCAATATCGCGCTTGGCAGGCCCGGCGTTCTGCGCGGCGATGTGGCGGATGCTCTTGCCGCCGCCAGCCTTGAAAAGGTGGCTGACGCCTATGGTCCCCAGCCGCTTGGCGAAAGCGGGGTCGGACTTTCCGGCGGCGAGGTGCTGCGGCTTGCGATCGCGCGCGCAGCCTGCAATCCGCACCTGAAGATCATCCTGGCCGATGAGCCCACCGCACATCTCGACGCCGCCACCGCGGCTGATGTGACCCAGAGCCTGCTTGCGCTCGCGCGGGGCCGTACCCTCGTCGTCGCGACACACGATCCGCTGCTGGCCGCCCGCATGCATCGCGCCATCCGCATCGATGCCGATCTCGCCATAAGGGAGGCAGCCGAATGAGTTTCTTTGTCGCGGATATCAGACCGATCCTGCGTCTCTTCCTCGCAGAGCGCCGACGTGCGTTGTTGCTCGGCGCGCTGCTTTCCGTAGCAACGGTGACGGCGGGCATTGCGTTACTCGGCCTCTCCGGCTGGTTCATCACCGCCACTTCGCTTGCCGGCCTTTCGGCCGCAGCCGCCATGACTTTCGACGTTTTTGCGCCGGCGGCCGGTATCCGTCTGTTGGCCATCATCAGGACGGCGGCACGTTACGGTGAAAGGCTCGCGACCCATGACGCGACGCTCGGCGTGCTTGCCGCGCTACGTGAAAGGCTGTTTCGCGGCTTTGCCGAACCGGGTGCCGCCCGCGCGCTCTTGCATCGCCCGGCGCGGCTGCTCTTCCGGTTGACGGCCGATATCGATGCGCTCGATTCCCTCTATCTCCGCATTCTCGTGCCGGCGGCGGTGGCGATCGGCGCAGCACTGGCTGCGAGCGTGGTGCTGGGGCTGATGCATCCCCTGTTCGGCCTGTGTTTCGGCCTTTTTCTCGTCGGCGCCGGCTTCGGTCTGCCTTTTTTGATCGCCGGCCGCACGGCGCGCAGACATGCTCGGCGGCGCGCCCATGGCATCGAAGCGCTGCGGTCGAGGACGATCGATCTCGTCGTCGGGCAAACCGACCTGTTGATGGCCGGCCGGCTTGAGGCGCAGAGGGGCGCGATCGCCGCGGCCGACAGCTATGCTGCTCGTGCCGATGATCGGCTGAACCGCGCCGAAGCCGGCCTGACCTTCAGCTTCGGCATCGTCTCCACCCTTCTGCTGACGGGGTCGCTGCTTGCCGTCGCAGCCCTAGCGGAAACGAAGGCGATTACCGCACCTGTCGCAGCCCTCGGCCTGCTCGTCGCCTTCGCGGCGGTCGAGCCCTTCGCGGCACTCCGCCGCGGCGCCCTGGAACTCGGGCGGACGCTGCTCGCAGCAAGGCGTATCGCACCGTGGCTTGCCGTCGCCGATGTAACCGAACCGTTGGCGACGCCGCTGCCGGGATATGCCTTTTCTCTAGCCGGCGTGTCCGCCTTTCATGAAAATTCTGCCGTGCCGGCGCTCCAGGGTATCGACCTCGTGCTCAAGCAGGGCGAACGCCTCGCCGTCATCGGCAGCAGCGGCGCCGGCAAGTCGAGCCTGCTCGCTCTGCTTTCCCAAGAGTTGCCGGCCAGGACAGGAGGCGTCGCCGCGATGACGGCGACCCTGCTGGCGCAGCGAACGGAACTCTTCGAGGATAGCCTGCGCGGCAACCTCGCCCTTGCTAATCCGGATGCCGGCGAGGCCGGCCTTCGCGAAGCGCTCGCCGCAGCCGGCCTGCTTGCCGATGTCGAGATCATGCCGCGCGGGCTCGACACGCCGCTTGGCGAAGGCGGCCTTGGCCTTTCCGGCGGCCAGTCGCGCCGGCTCGCGCTGGCCCGCCTCTTCCTGCGCGACACGCCGCTCTGGCTGCTCGACGAGCCGACCGAAGGTCTCGATGGTGCGACCGCCCGCGACGTGCTCCAGCGTCTTTCGGCGAAGGCGGCGGGCCGCTCGCTGGTGATTGCAACGCATATCCGCCGTGAAGCTGCCATCGCAGACCGCGTCGCCGTCATCGAAGGCGGCCGCATTTCAGAGATTTCGCGCCGCGGAGAGGCGGCGTTCGAAAAGGCGCTCGACCGGCTTCGGCCGGATTGAGCGAGACAACATGCCCTCAGGCGCCGGCCGGCGCTTGGGAATGCTCCGTACCCCGTGGGACCGTGGGAGAAGACAATGGAACTAGATATCGTAGCACTTTCGCGCTTCCAATTCGCGCTGACGGCGCTTTACCACTTCCTGTTCGTACCTCTGACGCTCGGCCTGTCCGTGCTGCTCGCGATCATGGAAACCGTCTATGTCATGACCGGCCGCCAGATCTGGCGGCAGATGACGAAATTCTGGGGCACGCTGTTCGGAATCAACTTCGTGATCGGCGTCGCCACCGGCATCGTCATGGAATTCCAGTTCGGCATGAACTGGAGCTATTACAGCTATTATGTCGGCGACATCTTCGGGGCGCCGCTGGCGATCGAAGGCCTGATGGCCTTCTTCCTCGAGGCGACCTTCGTCGGCCTGTTTTTCTTCGGCTGGGACAAGCTGTCGAAGGTCGGGCATCTGGTCGCCACCTGGGCGGTGGCGCTCGGCTCGAATTTTTCTGCCCTCTGGATCCTGATCGCCAATGGCTGGATGCAGAACCCTGTGGGATCGGCGCTCAATCCGCAGACGATGCGCATGGAGATCACAAGCTTCTTCGATGTGGTGTTCAACCCGGTTGCCCAGGCGAAATTCGTTCACACGGTGTCGGCAGGTTATGTCTGCGCCTCGATCTTCGTGCTCGGCGTCTCGGCCTGGTATATAATCAAGGGCCGGCATATCGAGCTTGCCAAGCGTTCGATGACGGTTGCGGCCTCCTTCGGCCTTGCTTCGGCGCTTTCGGTCGTCGTCCTTGGCGACGAGAGCGGTTATCTCGCCACCGAGAACCAGAAGATGAAGCTTGCCGCGATCGAGGGCATGTGGAAGACCGAACCGGCGCCGGCGGCCTTCACCGCCTTCGGTTTCCCTGACCAGGAGGCGCGCGAAACGCATTTTGCCGTGCACATCCCCTGGGTCATGGGCCTGATCGGCACGCGGTCGCTGACCACCGAAATCCCCGGCATCGACAAGCTCGAACAGCAGGCCGAAACCCGGATCCGGGACGGCATCAAGGCTTACGACGCGCTGATGCAGATCCGTTCGGCACGGGCACAGGACCAGGTTGCGCAGGAAGTGCGCAGCTCCTTCGAGGATCTCGGCCATGATCTCGGTTACGCTCTTCTTCTGAAGCGCTACGTCGACGATCCGCGCCAGGCGACCGAGGAGCAGATCGTTCAGGCCGCGCGTGATACGATCCCGCACGTGCCGACGCTCTTCTGGTCCTTCCGCATCATGGTCGGCCTCGGCATGTTCTTCATCCTGCTGACCGCCACCTTTTTCTGGCTGTCGGCGCGCCGCCATCTCGACAAATATCCGTTGCTTCTTAGGATTGCCGTGCTGGCGATCCCCCTGCCCTGGGTTGCCATCGAACTCGGCTGGGTCGTCGCCGAGTTCGGCCGCCAGCCCTGGGTGATCGAAGGCGTTCTGCCGACGGCTGCCGCCGTCTCCAGCCTTGGCGCCGGCACCGTGCTTCTGACCATCATCGGTTTTGCGGCACTCTACACGACGCTGATCGTCATCGAGATGGGCCTGATGATCAAGGCAATCAAGCAAGGACCGGAGCCGGACGACGAGCCGGAAGCGGTTCTGATTTCCGAAACCCTCGTCCCGGCCGCGGAGTGACCTGCCATGATCCTTCACGAACTCATCGACTATGAAACCCTGCGTCTCATCTGGTGGCTGCTGCTCGGCGTATTGCTGATCGCTTTTGCGACGACCGGCGGTTTCGATCTCGGCGTCGGCACGCTTCTGCCTTTCGTCGCCCGGACCGATACGGAACGGCGCGTGGCGATCAACACCATCGGCGCCACCTGGGAGGGCAACCAAGTGTGGCTGATCCTCGGCGGCGGCGCCATCTTCGCCGCCTGGCCGCCGCTTTATGCTGTGTCCTTCTCGGGCTTCTATCTGGCGATGTTCGCGATCCTCTTCGCGCTCATCCTGCGCCCGGTCGGGTTCAAATATCGTTCGAAGCGGGAAAGCACCAGCTGGCGGAGCGGCTGGGACTGGGCGCTCTTCATCGGCGGTTTCGTGCCGTCGCTGATCTTCGGCGTTGCCGTCGGCAATGTGCTGCAGGGCGTGCCCTTCCGCTTTGCCGACGATATGCGGATCTTCTACGAAGGCTCGTTCTTCGCCCTGCTCAACCCCTATGCGCTGCTCTGCGGCCTGCTTTCCCTAGCCATGCTGACGATGCATGGTGCGGCCTGGCTGGTGTTGAAGTCGAGTGGCCCGGTCGCAGTGCGTGCCAGAAGCTATGGCAGCATCGCCGCCCTTGCCGTCATCGTGCTTTTCGCACTCGGCGGCCTCTTCCTGTGGATCGGCGTCGGTGGCTATCGCATCACCAGCGATATCAGCCCGATCGGCCCCTCCAATCCGCTGCTGAAGACCGTGGCGCTGGAGAAAGGCGGGTGGCTGACCAACTACACCGCCCATCCCTGGACGATCATCGCGCCCGTCCTCGGCTTCGTCGGCGCGGCGCTGGCCTTCATCGCCATGCGGGCAAGGCGCGAGGTCATGACGCTGCTCTTCAGCAAGGTGGCGATCTTTGGCATCATCTCGACGGTCGGCCTGTCGATGTTCCCGTTCATCCTGCCCTCCTCGCTCGATCCGCGATCGAGCCTGACGGTCTGGGATGCATCCTCCAGCCACATGACACTGTTCATCATGCTTGTGGTGACAGTGATCTTCCTGCCGATCATCTTCGCCTACACAGCCTGGGTCTACAAGGTTCTGTGGGGCAAGGTCGATGAGAAGTCCATCACCGATGAAAATAGCCACGCTTACTAGAGCGATTCAGTGGAACCGCTCTAACCTTTTGTTTTTATGCAATTCCGGACGGAAACCCGCTTCGCACTTTTCCTGGAATTGCTCTGAGGGAGACCAAACGATGTGGTATTTTGCATGGATGCTCGGCCTGCCGCTGGCCGCCGCCTTCGCCGTCCTCAACGCCATGTGGTATGAGCTGATGGACGACGCGGCCAGGAAGAAAGCTTCCGAGCTGCGCAAGTAGAAATGCAAAGGGCGCGGTTCAAACCGCGCCCTTTGCTGTTGCTTCAGCCTTCCAGCCACTTCACCTGCTCGGGTGTGAGCTTGATGTCGAGCGCCGAGAGACTGTCTTCCAACTCGGCGACGGTGCGCGGCCCGATCAGCGGAATGACCGGGAAAGGCTGGGCGATCACATAGGCGAGTGCGATGTGGATCGGATTGCGGCCGAGTTTGTTTGCCAGTTCGATAGCACGGTCGCGGCGTCCGAAGTTGCGCTCGGAATACCAGACCCGCACGATCTCCTCGTCATCTCGCTTGTCGCGGCCGGCGCGGTCGGTAAAGAAGCCGCGACCCTGGCTCGACCAGGCAAAGTTCGGGATCTGCTTCTCGTTCAGCCACTTCTTCCAGTCGTCGTCGGAAGCGGCGACGCAACCGGCCCAGATCGGATCGAGCATTTCGGCGAGCGAGAAGTTGTTGGAGAGTGCTGCCGGCGCCGCCTTGCCGGTCTTTTCGGCATAGGCGATCGCTTCGTCGAAGCGGGCCCGCGTCCAGTTCGAGCCGCCGAATATGCCGCGGATGCGTCCGCGCTTGACCTCGGCATCCATGGCATCGACGAACTCGCCGACGGGCACGTCGGTATTGTCGCGATGCATGAAATAGATGTCGACATAGTCGGTCTTCAGCCTCGAAAGCGACTGGTCGAGCTGCTTTGCGATCATATCAGGATAGCAGAGCGGCGAATGCGCACCCTTGCCGATCAGCACGATCTCCTCGCGCGGCACCTTGCGGCTCGTGTGCCAGTCGCCGAAGATCGCTTCCGTCTTGCCGCCGCCATAGACATAGGCCGTGTCGAAGGCATTGCCGCCGGCCTCGTAGAAGGCGTCGAGCGTCAGCGAGGCGGCGGCGAAGTTCGGGAAGAACTCGAAGCCGAGCGTCACGACCGAGGCAGGTTTGGAAATGCCGGGGATCTGGCGCTGCGGAATGCTGTTGCCACGCGCGACCGTGCCGCCGGCAATGTTTGCCGTGCGCTTGCTGGCTTTCTCAACGCCGTATTCCAGACCGACCGAGGCACGCCATTGGTCGAGCACGCGCAGGTTTCCGATCGAATCCGCCCAGCTCATGCCGGGAGAGCTGAATTCCGTCTTGCCGGCGCGGATGGCGTCACCCGCCGCATCGGCCTCGAAGGAGTAAAGCCAGCGGTCTTCCCTGAGCTCGACGGTTTCCTGTTTGCCCCCCTTGAAGATCTCGATCTTGCCGACGCCGCCCTTGTGGCCGGAGGCGAACCAGAAGTCCTGGACCTCGATCCGGCCTTCCGAGCCGATGATGCGCAGCACATTGTCCTGATTCGCCATGATCGAGCAGGAGACTTCGGCGATGATCTCGTTCGGGAACTTCAGCACGGCAGAGGCCCATTCATCGACGCCGCTCTCTCCGAGATGGGCGACGCCCGAGACCTTCTCCGGTTCCAGGAAGGCCTTGCCCTGCGCCGCGCCGGCAATCAGCCGGGCCATCGAGACCGGATAACCGCCGACATCGAGAATGCCGCCGCCGGCGGTATCATTGGCGAAAAGCCGGTGTTCCGGCCTATAGCTGCCCATGTTGAAGCCGAAGCTCGAGCGGATGATGCGAACGGTGCCGATGACGCCGCTTTTGACGAGTTCGACCAGCTTCTCTGTCTGCGGATGCACGCGATACATGAAGGCTTCCCCGGCAAAGACGCCGGCTTTTTTCGCCTCGTAATAAACCGCTTCGGCATCATAGGCCGACAGTGCGATCGGCTTTTCCACCAGGATGTGCTTGCCGGCGCGTGCCGCCTTGATCGCCCATTCGGCATGGCCGGTGTGGGGGACGGCGATATAGATCGCATCGATCTCCTTATCGGAGAGCAGCGCCTCGTAACCATCGACGATGCGGGCACCGGGGAAGTTCTCGGCAAGACCCGGCTTTGCAGGATTGCGGGTGGCGATCGCCACCAGTCTGCCGGTGCGCGAATGAGCGACGCCATCGGCAAAGGTGCGGGCGATGGTGCCGGGGCCGATGATGCCCCAGCGGATCGGTTGATCTGAAGTCATGGAAAATCCTCTTTCGTCTTTCTGTCCTGGGATTTGGTTCAGCGAAGCCGCTTGCCGGCGCCGTCGAAAAGGAATGAGCGGTTGGCGGGAAGGCCGACTATCAGCGTGTCGCGATTGCCGGCGACGCGCGATTCCGGTCGCTCGATGATCAGTTGCTCGGGGCCTATGGTGGCGTAGATGTAACTGGTATTGCCGAGATGTTCGGCGACGTCGATGGTGACGGTGAGGTCGGCATCGCCCGTGCCCGCATCGACGAAATGTTCCGGACGGATGCCGAGCGTCACTTTTGCGCCAGCTTGGATGGGATCGGCGACCGGCAACGTCAGGCGGGTATTGGCGTCACTTTCCAGCGCGATCACTGCCCGGCCCGGCTGCGTTTCAACCACTACGGCGTTGAGGAAATTCATCTTCGGCGAGCCGACGAAACCGGCGACGAACTGATTGGCGGGATCATCGTACAGATCGAGCGGCGCGCCGATCTGCTCGATATTGCCGGCGCGCAGCACGACAATCCTGTCGGCGAGTGTCATCGCCTCCGTCTGGTCGTGGGTGACATAGATCATCGTCGTGCCGAGCTTCTTGTGCAGTCTTGATATTTCGACGCGCATCTGCACGCGCAGTTCGGCGTCGAGGTTCGACAAAGGTTCGTCGAACAGGAAGACCTGTGGTTCGCGGACGATGGCGCGGCCGATGGCGACGCGCTGGCGCTGACCGCCGGAAAGCTGCTTCGGCCGCCGCTTCATCAGCTCGGTGATCTGCAGGATCTCTGCGACATGGCGCACGCGCCGCTCGGTGTCGGCCTTCGGATTGCCGTTCATGCGCAGGCCGAAGCTCAAATTTTCCTCGACGGTCAGGTGCGGATAGAGCGCATAGGACTGGAAGACCATGGCGATGCCGCGATCGGCCGGCTCGACGTCGTTGACGACCCTGCCGCCGATCTGAAGCTCACCTGACGTAATGTCCTCGAGGCCGGCGATCATCCGGAGCAGCGTGGACTTGCCGCAGCCGGACGGGCCGACGAAGACGACGAATTCGCCGTCCTTCACCTCCAGATTGGCGCCGTGGATGATCTCAAAGCCGCCGAAGCGCTTGACGATGTTGCTGAGTGAAAGCTCTGCCATGCAGCCTCCCGATTATTTGCCCGATTATTTGATTGCGCCGGCCGCGATGCCGGCGATGAAATGGCGTTGAAGCGCCACGAAGATGACGAGGATCGGCGCCGTCAGCAGCACCGCGCCGGCCATGATGCCGCCCCATGACACCTTGGTGAGGCCGATCAGCGTTCCCAATGCCACAGGCGCCGTCATCATTCCCGGTTTGGAATTGATCAGCAGCGGCCAGAGGTAGTTGTTCCACGAGGCGAGGAAGAGGATGATCGCGAGTGCGGCCATGGTTGGGCGCGCCAGCGGCAGGGCGATGCGCAGGAAGATCTGCCATTCCTTGACGCCCTCGACCCGGGCGGCATCGAAAAGCTCGCCCGGCATCATCGAGAAGGATTGCCGCATGAACAGCACCCCGAGCGAATTGAACAACGGCGGCACGATCAGCGCCACCCAGGTGTTTGCCAGCTTGAATTCGCGGGCCACCATGATGAATTGCGGGATGACGACCACCGAAAACGGCAGCGTGATCGTGCCGAGGATGATGGCGATGACGATCGAGCGGCCGACGAAACGGTAACGCGCCAGCGCCCAGCCCGCCATCGAGGTCAGCAGTACCGACAGGACCGTATAGATGAGCGCGACGCCGATGGAGATCACCATCGCACCGATGAAATCGGTGTCGGCCTGCAGGTTCTTGAAATTCTCGACGAAATTGGTCGATGGCCAGAGCACGATGTCAGGGCTGAAGATGCCGTTGTCGGGCATGGTCGAGA
This window harbors:
- a CDS encoding amino acid ABC transporter ATP-binding/permease protein, with translation MSFFVADIRPILRLFLAERRRALLLGALLSVATVTAGIALLGLSGWFITATSLAGLSAAAAMTFDVFAPAAGIRLLAIIRTAARYGERLATHDATLGVLAALRERLFRGFAEPGAARALLHRPARLLFRLTADIDALDSLYLRILVPAAVAIGAALAASVVLGLMHPLFGLCFGLFLVGAGFGLPFLIAGRTARRHARRRAHGIEALRSRTIDLVVGQTDLLMAGRLEAQRGAIAAADSYAARADDRLNRAEAGLTFSFGIVSTLLLTGSLLAVAALAETKAITAPVAALGLLVAFAAVEPFAALRRGALELGRTLLAARRIAPWLAVADVTEPLATPLPGYAFSLAGVSAFHENSAVPALQGIDLVLKQGERLAVIGSSGAGKSSLLALLSQELPARTGGVAAMTATLLAQRTELFEDSLRGNLALANPDAGEAGLREALAAAGLLADVEIMPRGLDTPLGEGGLGLSGGQSRRLALARLFLRDTPLWLLDEPTEGLDGATARDVLQRLSAKAAGRSLVIATHIRREAAIADRVAVIEGGRISEISRRGEAAFEKALDRLRPD
- a CDS encoding GbsR/MarR family transcriptional regulator, with translation MNLPPLVQSFVLHFGEMGSRWGINRTVGQIYALLYVSPAPICAEEIAESLGISRSNVSMSLRELQAWNLVILKHKPDDRRDFFTTPDDVWLILRTLAEERKKREVDPTLSVLREILMQRPASDAERHAQARMSEMHTLIEQLTHWYEDVKQLETERLATLLSLGAKVTKLLEAKDRVISLGRSRRPNPANKS
- a CDS encoding aldo/keto reductase, with the translated sequence MTSDQPIRWGIIGPGTIARTFADGVAHSRTGRLVAIATRNPAKPGLAENFPGARIVDGYEALLSDKEIDAIYIAVPHTGHAEWAIKAARAGKHILVEKPIALSAYDAEAVYYEAKKAGVFAGEAFMYRVHPQTEKLVELVKSGVIGTVRIIRSSFGFNMGSYRPEHRLFANDTAGGGILDVGGYPVSMARLIAGAAQGKAFLEPEKVSGVAHLGESGVDEWASAVLKFPNEIIAEVSCSIMANQDNVLRIIGSEGRIEVQDFWFASGHKGGVGKIEIFKGGKQETVELREDRWLYSFEADAAGDAIRAGKTEFSSPGMSWADSIGNLRVLDQWRASVGLEYGVEKASKRTANIAGGTVARGNSIPQRQIPGISKPASVVTLGFEFFPNFAAASLTLDAFYEAGGNAFDTAYVYGGGKTEAIFGDWHTSRKVPREEIVLIGKGAHSPLCYPDMIAKQLDQSLSRLKTDYVDIYFMHRDNTDVPVGEFVDAMDAEVKRGRIRGIFGGSNWTRARFDEAIAYAEKTGKAAPAALSNNFSLAEMLDPIWAGCVAASDDDWKKWLNEKQIPNFAWSSQGRGFFTDRAGRDKRDDEEIVRVWYSERNFGRRDRAIELANKLGRNPIHIALAYVIAQPFPVIPLIGPRTVAELEDSLSALDIKLTPEQVKWLEG
- the cydD gene encoding thiol reductant ABC exporter subunit CydD, with protein sequence MGTAFVDATNEAEARARDGEVPRADSAKARLRYAAMLQALAAAIWIPQAGLLAVSVGRIADGGGLRDVLWPAFGILVLGLVRSCLDAAGGRLAFRAARMELSRKRQVAAAALSLSSPVDRGRPVSGKAASVIGEQAELIVAYLSRFQPARMKASLVPLVILAFILPVSWIAALVLLFAAPLIPIFMALIGWRAQAASERQLVATGGLNGFLLDRLRGLTTIRALDAVETTAQRLRREAESLHVRTMSVLKIAFLSSAVLELFAALGVAMVAVYVGFSLLGEIRFGTWSGELDLTEGLFILLLAPAFFEPLRELSAVWHDRAAGEAALKALDALAGGGGLPIRGSAEPAAVAGTEAPDVHLENLAFRYGADEPLILGGFNLDVAAGEHLALLGASGSGKSTLLSLIAGLAPCTDGRILIGGVELTDETAANLRGGMAWIGQKPHIFAGTIAGNIALGRPGVLRGDVADALAAASLEKVADAYGPQPLGESGVGLSGGEVLRLAIARAACNPHLKIILADEPTAHLDAATAADVTQSLLALARGRTLVVATHDPLLAARMHRAIRIDADLAIREAAE
- the cydX gene encoding cytochrome bd-I oxidase subunit CydX, which translates into the protein MWYFAWMLGLPLAAAFAVLNAMWYELMDDAARKKASELRK
- the cydB gene encoding cytochrome d ubiquinol oxidase subunit II yields the protein MILHELIDYETLRLIWWLLLGVLLIAFATTGGFDLGVGTLLPFVARTDTERRVAINTIGATWEGNQVWLILGGGAIFAAWPPLYAVSFSGFYLAMFAILFALILRPVGFKYRSKRESTSWRSGWDWALFIGGFVPSLIFGVAVGNVLQGVPFRFADDMRIFYEGSFFALLNPYALLCGLLSLAMLTMHGAAWLVLKSSGPVAVRARSYGSIAALAVIVLFALGGLFLWIGVGGYRITSDISPIGPSNPLLKTVALEKGGWLTNYTAHPWTIIAPVLGFVGAALAFIAMRARREVMTLLFSKVAIFGIISTVGLSMFPFILPSSLDPRSSLTVWDASSSHMTLFIMLVVTVIFLPIIFAYTAWVYKVLWGKVDEKSITDENSHAY
- a CDS encoding cytochrome ubiquinol oxidase subunit I produces the protein MELDIVALSRFQFALTALYHFLFVPLTLGLSVLLAIMETVYVMTGRQIWRQMTKFWGTLFGINFVIGVATGIVMEFQFGMNWSYYSYYVGDIFGAPLAIEGLMAFFLEATFVGLFFFGWDKLSKVGHLVATWAVALGSNFSALWILIANGWMQNPVGSALNPQTMRMEITSFFDVVFNPVAQAKFVHTVSAGYVCASIFVLGVSAWYIIKGRHIELAKRSMTVAASFGLASALSVVVLGDESGYLATENQKMKLAAIEGMWKTEPAPAAFTAFGFPDQEARETHFAVHIPWVMGLIGTRSLTTEIPGIDKLEQQAETRIRDGIKAYDALMQIRSARAQDQVAQEVRSSFEDLGHDLGYALLLKRYVDDPRQATEEQIVQAARDTIPHVPTLFWSFRIMVGLGMFFILLTATFFWLSARRHLDKYPLLLRIAVLAIPLPWVAIELGWVVAEFGRQPWVIEGVLPTAAAVSSLGAGTVLLTIIGFAALYTTLIVIEMGLMIKAIKQGPEPDDEPEAVLISETLVPAAE
- a CDS encoding HupE/UreJ family protein, which encodes MKSALKSVLLALAAVALPAVAYAHPAIGEAAGFSHGFAHPISGLDHVLAMGMVGVFAFQLGGRATWLLPMTFVLVMALGGVLGAAGIALPFVELGIALSVVVLGAIVALNVKAPLAAALGIVGLFAIFHGHAHGAEMPENAAGAAYAAGFMVATVLLHVTGLALGYVIGRVGERQGVFVARAAGGIAAISGVGILAGLI